The sequence aataaaacaaatttacaaaaacaaatCTAATGTGTGTTTTGTCTCGTTTCCTGagagtttcaacaatatccgacttaaaataaactcatattTGTCTGTTGAATAGTTTTCGAGTACAATCTTAGTTCAAGGAGTTTCAAAAGCACTGGTATTACACGAATCATGTTAAGAAAATCATGTTTAGACAATTGTATTGATAGTGAAAATACTTCGGGAATTTTGGATTTAGGATGCACATGCAATTGAAAATgccgaaataataaaaaatatatttttcgacTTGAGGTTTCGAAAGCACCAACCATAACAAGAGCTGAAGAACACAAAAGGTTCGGTTTTGTTGGTGATTTTAGAGCATTTATTAGTTTGACTACCGATTGATGAGTTACTCTTTTGAGTTCTTAGTTTTTACACACTGCATCAGCGGCGGAATCAAGCATGAACACTTGTAAGTGAATCCATCGGCCACTTCCGGCATTAAAGAGTCGCCGACATTCATTGTTAGCTTACCATACTGACACTGTAACGTGGGATCGTTGATTTCGTTCTTTTGTGTGCTTTTAACTAGCTTGTCTGTGTCttttgctgtaattgaaaatagTTGTAAGGATGGCTGTGATGGAGAATAACATTTTACTCACGCATCCTCCACTCCCATGGACAGCAATGATCCTCGTAGTAAACTGGCGCGCCTCCCTTATAGGCTTGTTTGGCATAGAAGAGTTCGAACCCACAGACGGATTCGTAACAGTTAGGATCGGATGAGATGTTTGTCTCATTGAAGTTTTCGTGGCAAATGCAGGTGAGGCATTTATTTCCAGACGGGTGCATTTTTTGACCGGCGAGATATTCATCGCCATCCAGAAAACATTTCGCcaatt comes from Malaya genurostris strain Urasoe2022 chromosome 3, Malgen_1.1, whole genome shotgun sequence and encodes:
- the LOC131436076 gene encoding uncharacterized protein LOC131436076 — translated: MNRLVGFVLIAVSVSLAFGCRVPIKHYNTMKCTPVGGNVGTDCPISFNCPSITQHDNSKCYFNGKTYELSEQIPNEQVAPFCSALCYCRSASPFAQFRCTHVDCAEFFQSFDYDNCIRTYKPKSCCSSGKVCGKEKKKLAKCFLDGDEYLAGQKMHPSGNKCLTCICHENFNETNISSDPNCYESVCGFELFYAKQAYKGGAPVYYEDHCCPWEWRMPKDTDKLVKSTQKNEINDPTLQCQYGKLTMNVGDSLMPEVADGFTYKCSCLIPPLMQCVKTKNSKE